The Cyprinus carpio isolate SPL01 chromosome A9, ASM1834038v1, whole genome shotgun sequence genome window below encodes:
- the LOC109096024 gene encoding TGF-beta receptor type-2-like isoform X2 yields the protein MGRGGCGLWAQTSVLLCFCLLQAQSFTLIKSNLCKWCDHSSPVCEDNVCMSNCSLTSYCTLAEEVCVAIWRKDNVSVSVRTLCYNPQDMLENIMLTNYSSKECLMTPQHSEDGLLFICGCIGEHECNDRLIFDKGVNGFSKLKSKDVIPVVVISLVPPLLVAVIATMAFYLYRTRQLGKKPKDWGPRRTHYQSLDPAECQVNGSNYRSKLPSLSDDVNSEISSTCANNLNHNTEQLPIQLEALVGKGRFAEVWRARLSHNEGGQYETVAVKIFPAVEYSSWCNERAIFSDANLKHENIVQFLTAEERGGTAAAPQRQYWLIMAYYNMGNLQDFLTGHILTWTELCSLAGSVARGLAHLHSDTTPCGTPKVPIAHRDLKSSNIVLKNHSECALCDFGLALRLDLSLTVDDFANSGQVGTARYMAPEVLESRVNLEDLESFKQIDIYSMALVLWEMVSRCDVIGEVKSYEPPFGSKVCEKPCIDSMRDLVLRDRGRPDIPASWTAHPGMQLVCATTTECWDHDPEARLTAHCVVERFNTLAQEELENSICTHAPILPSTEAQSPSLPSLPPCTDHSTGIHPHFTSDTQISVSSRQLSQM from the exons ATGGGGCGCGGAGGCTGTGGTTTGTGGGCTCAAACATCAGTTCTTCTGTGTTTCTGTC TGTTGCAGGCGCAGAGTTTCACCCTCATAAAGAGCAACCTCTGTAAGTGGTGTGACCACTCAAGTCCTGTATGTGAAGACAACGTCTGCATGAGCAACTGCAGTCTGACCTCTTACTGTACTCTGGCTGAAGAAGTGTGTGTAGCGATATG GAGGAAGGACAATGTGAGCGTGAGTGTGCGGACACTGTGTTATAACCCTCAGGATATGCTGGAGAACATAATGCTGACAAACTACTCCTCCAAAGAGTGTTTGATGACACCTCAGCACTCTGAAGATGGCCTGCTCTTCATCTGCGGCTGTATCGGAGAACATGAGTGCAACGACAGGCTCATCTTCGACAAAGGAGTCAATG GATTCTCGAAGCTGAAGTCTAAAGACGTCATTCCAGTAGTAGTCATAAGCCTGGTTCCACCCCTCCTGGTAGCTGTCATTGCTACAATGGCTTTTTACCTGTACCGAACACGTCAGCTTGGCAAGAAACCCAAAGACTGGGGGCCACGACGCACCCACTACCAGTCTCTAGATCCAGCTGAGTGCCAAGTAAATGGTAGCAATTACCGCAGCAAGCTGCCGTCCCTCAGCGATGACGTCAATTCAGAAATCTCATCGACTTGTGCTAATAACCTAAACCACAACACAGAGCAGCTGCCCATCCAGTTGGAAGCACTGGTGGGTAAAGGGCGCTTCGCAGAAGTGTGGCGTGCACGGCTCAGTCATAATGAGGGTGGGCAGTATGAAACGGTGGCTGTGAAGATCTTCCCGGCAGTGGAGTATTCCTCATGGTGTAACGAAAGAGCCATATTCTCTGACGCCAACTTAAAACATGAGAATATAGTGCAGTTCCTGACTGCTGAGGAGCGAGGCGGTACTGCTGCCGCCCCCCAGAGGCAATACTGGCTCATCATGGCTTATTATAACATGGGCAACCTTCAGGACTTTCTGACTGGTCATATCCTCACATGGACTGAGCTGTGTTCACTGGCAGGCTCTGTGGCGAGAGGCCTGGCGCACCTGCACAGTGACACAACACCCTGCGGCACACCGAAAGTGCCCATCGCCCATAGAGATCTGAAGAGCAGCAACATTGTATTGAAGAACCACAGCGAGTGTGCACTCTGTGATTTCGGACTGGCTCTACGACTCGACCTCTCGCTTACTGTAGATGACTTTGCCAACAGTGGACAG GTAGGGACAGCACGCTACATGGCCCCTGAAGTTCTGGAGTCCAGGGTGAATTTAGAGGACTTAGAGTCCTTTAAACAGATTGATATCTACTCCATGGCCCTGGTACTGTGGGAAATGGTCTCGAGGTGTGACGTCATAGGAG aggTAAAGAGTTATGAACCCCCATTTGGCTCAAAAGTGTGTGAAAAACCTTGTATTGACAGCATGAGAGATCTGGTGTTAAGAGACAGAGGACGACCAGATATTCCAGCGAGCTGGACAGCACATCCA GGCATGCAGCTTGTGTGTGCGACTACAACAGAGTGCTGGGATCATGACCCAGAGGCTCGTCTGACAGCACACTGCGTGGTGGAACGCTTTAATACTCTGGCACAGGAAGAGCTGGAGAACTCCATCTGCACCCACGCACCCATATTGCCATCTACAGAGGCCCAAAGCCCATCCcttccctcccttcctccctgCACGGACCACAGCACTGGCATCCATCCGCATTTTACATCTGACACGCAGATCTCCGTTTCCTCCAGGCAACTGAGTCAAATGTGA
- the LOC109096024 gene encoding TGF-beta receptor type-2-like isoform X1, protein MGRGGCGLWAQTSVLLCFCPVLIAVLQAQSFTLIKSNLCKWCDHSSPVCEDNVCMSNCSLTSYCTLAEEVCVAIWRKDNVSVSVRTLCYNPQDMLENIMLTNYSSKECLMTPQHSEDGLLFICGCIGEHECNDRLIFDKGVNGFSKLKSKDVIPVVVISLVPPLLVAVIATMAFYLYRTRQLGKKPKDWGPRRTHYQSLDPAECQVNGSNYRSKLPSLSDDVNSEISSTCANNLNHNTEQLPIQLEALVGKGRFAEVWRARLSHNEGGQYETVAVKIFPAVEYSSWCNERAIFSDANLKHENIVQFLTAEERGGTAAAPQRQYWLIMAYYNMGNLQDFLTGHILTWTELCSLAGSVARGLAHLHSDTTPCGTPKVPIAHRDLKSSNIVLKNHSECALCDFGLALRLDLSLTVDDFANSGQVGTARYMAPEVLESRVNLEDLESFKQIDIYSMALVLWEMVSRCDVIGEVKSYEPPFGSKVCEKPCIDSMRDLVLRDRGRPDIPASWTAHPGMQLVCATTTECWDHDPEARLTAHCVVERFNTLAQEELENSICTHAPILPSTEAQSPSLPSLPPCTDHSTGIHPHFTSDTQISVSSRQLSQM, encoded by the exons ATGGGGCGCGGAGGCTGTGGTTTGTGGGCTCAAACATCAGTTCTTCTGTGTTTCTGTC CTGTCCTTATTGCAGTGTTGCAGGCGCAGAGTTTCACCCTCATAAAGAGCAACCTCTGTAAGTGGTGTGACCACTCAAGTCCTGTATGTGAAGACAACGTCTGCATGAGCAACTGCAGTCTGACCTCTTACTGTACTCTGGCTGAAGAAGTGTGTGTAGCGATATG GAGGAAGGACAATGTGAGCGTGAGTGTGCGGACACTGTGTTATAACCCTCAGGATATGCTGGAGAACATAATGCTGACAAACTACTCCTCCAAAGAGTGTTTGATGACACCTCAGCACTCTGAAGATGGCCTGCTCTTCATCTGCGGCTGTATCGGAGAACATGAGTGCAACGACAGGCTCATCTTCGACAAAGGAGTCAATG GATTCTCGAAGCTGAAGTCTAAAGACGTCATTCCAGTAGTAGTCATAAGCCTGGTTCCACCCCTCCTGGTAGCTGTCATTGCTACAATGGCTTTTTACCTGTACCGAACACGTCAGCTTGGCAAGAAACCCAAAGACTGGGGGCCACGACGCACCCACTACCAGTCTCTAGATCCAGCTGAGTGCCAAGTAAATGGTAGCAATTACCGCAGCAAGCTGCCGTCCCTCAGCGATGACGTCAATTCAGAAATCTCATCGACTTGTGCTAATAACCTAAACCACAACACAGAGCAGCTGCCCATCCAGTTGGAAGCACTGGTGGGTAAAGGGCGCTTCGCAGAAGTGTGGCGTGCACGGCTCAGTCATAATGAGGGTGGGCAGTATGAAACGGTGGCTGTGAAGATCTTCCCGGCAGTGGAGTATTCCTCATGGTGTAACGAAAGAGCCATATTCTCTGACGCCAACTTAAAACATGAGAATATAGTGCAGTTCCTGACTGCTGAGGAGCGAGGCGGTACTGCTGCCGCCCCCCAGAGGCAATACTGGCTCATCATGGCTTATTATAACATGGGCAACCTTCAGGACTTTCTGACTGGTCATATCCTCACATGGACTGAGCTGTGTTCACTGGCAGGCTCTGTGGCGAGAGGCCTGGCGCACCTGCACAGTGACACAACACCCTGCGGCACACCGAAAGTGCCCATCGCCCATAGAGATCTGAAGAGCAGCAACATTGTATTGAAGAACCACAGCGAGTGTGCACTCTGTGATTTCGGACTGGCTCTACGACTCGACCTCTCGCTTACTGTAGATGACTTTGCCAACAGTGGACAG GTAGGGACAGCACGCTACATGGCCCCTGAAGTTCTGGAGTCCAGGGTGAATTTAGAGGACTTAGAGTCCTTTAAACAGATTGATATCTACTCCATGGCCCTGGTACTGTGGGAAATGGTCTCGAGGTGTGACGTCATAGGAG aggTAAAGAGTTATGAACCCCCATTTGGCTCAAAAGTGTGTGAAAAACCTTGTATTGACAGCATGAGAGATCTGGTGTTAAGAGACAGAGGACGACCAGATATTCCAGCGAGCTGGACAGCACATCCA GGCATGCAGCTTGTGTGTGCGACTACAACAGAGTGCTGGGATCATGACCCAGAGGCTCGTCTGACAGCACACTGCGTGGTGGAACGCTTTAATACTCTGGCACAGGAAGAGCTGGAGAACTCCATCTGCACCCACGCACCCATATTGCCATCTACAGAGGCCCAAAGCCCATCCcttccctcccttcctccctgCACGGACCACAGCACTGGCATCCATCCGCATTTTACATCTGACACGCAGATCTCCGTTTCCTCCAGGCAACTGAGTCAAATGTGA
- the LOC109096025 gene encoding sorting nexin-4, with product MADSGSEDIAVIGNTDLTPSESENNLKNTMVEKGTSLLKKMEISVAEAEKRTGKNAVNMQETYTVYLIETRPVDAASEETNPVPDSLWRRYSEFELLRNYLLVTYPFAVVPPLPEKRAEFVWHKLSADNMDPDFVERRRVGLENFLLRVASHPALSSDKIFYLFLTEENGWKETVFETGFQAKADSRLKALNATFRVKNPDKRFVEMKHYGDELQSVISQLLRVRARAADRLYGVYKVHGNYGRVFSEWSAIEKEMGDGLQSAGHHMDAYAASVDDILEEEEHYADQLKEYLFYSDALRTVCRKHELTQYELEMAVQDLTSKKQQREELATGTIRTFSLKGMTSKLFGQETPEQREAKLKMLETQIEEGEELVKERNSECDEFVKSAWVDIERFKEQKDHDLRESLISYAIMQISMCKKGIQVWNNAKECFNKM from the exons ATGGCGGATTCAGGAAGCGAGGATATAGCGGTGATTGGAAACACAGATCTGACTCCTTCGGAGTCGGAAAACAACTTAAAGAACACG ATGGTTGAAAAAGGGACCAGTCTTCTGAAGAAGATGGAGATCAGTGTGGCTGAAGCGGAGAAGAGGACTGGGAAGAATGCCGTCAATATGCAGGAGACTTATACAGTGTATCTTATAGAGACGAG gCCGGTGGATGCTGCATCAGAAGAGACCAATCCTGTCCCAGACTCATTGTGGAGGCGTTACAGCGAGTTTGAGCTGCTTAGAAACTATTTGTTAGTCACCTATCCATTTGCAGTGGTTCCGCCATTGCCTGAAAAACGG GCTGAATTTGTTTGGCACAAGCTGTCCGCAGACAACATGGACCCTGACTTTGTGGAGAGGCGTAGGGTTGGACTAGAGAACTTCCTTCTCCGAGTGGCCTCACACCCAGCCCTGTCCAGTGACAAGATCTTCTATTTGTTCCTCACTGAG GAAAATGGTTGGAAGGAAACCGTGTTTGAGACAGGATTTCAGGCGAAG GCCGATTCAAGATTGAAAGCTTTAAATGCCACATTCAGAGTGAAGAATCCAGACAA GCGATTTGTAGAAATGAAACACTACGGTGATGAGCTGCAATCTGTTATTTCGCAGCTGCTGAGAGTTCGTGCA AGAGCAGCTGATCGCCTGTATGGAGTCTACAAAGTGCATGGAAATTATGGAAGAGTCTTTAG CGAATGGAGTGCCATTGAGAAAGAGATGGGAGATGGGCTGCAGAGCGCTGGCCATCACATGGACGC GTATGCTGCTTCTGTAGACGATATTCTAGAGGAAGAGGAGCATTATGCTGATCAGCTGAAGGAGTACCTTTTCTACTCAGATGCATTAAG gaCAGTGTGTAGGAAGCATGAACTGACACAGTATGAACTGGAGATGGCCGTCCAGGATCTGACCTCTAAGAAACAGCAGCGAGAAGAACTCGCCACAGGG ACGATACGGACCTTCTCTCTGAAGGGAATGACCAGTAAACTGTTTGGACAGGAGACCCCAGAGCAGAGGGAGGCTAAGCTGAAAATGCTGGAGACACAGATTGAAGAAGGAGAGGAACTGGtcaaagaaagaaactcagaatGCGA tgagTTTGTGAAAAGTGCATGGGTGGACATTGAGAGGTTCAAAGAGCAGAAAGACCATGATCTCAGAGAGTCTCTCATCAGCTATGCCATCATGCAGATCAGCATGTGCAAAAAG ggaATTCAAGTGTGGAACAATGCGAAAGAGTGCTTCAATAAGATGTGA